The Mesotoga sp. UBA6090 genome has a segment encoding these proteins:
- a CDS encoding ABC transporter substrate-binding protein, with protein MKRILGLASVLLMGFILFAVEPIVIGVFEPMTGPYAAGGQLTMEGVKLAAEQVTEVLGRPIELVLVDNKSEKVEASNAVSRLIQFNKASVIIGSYGSAVAIPGSEVANAAGVPMIGCSPTNPLVTLGKPYAFRVCFIDPFQGSVMAKFAVEELGAKTAVIIQDIASDYSVGLSHYFQNSFKAFTGDNKSISGVISYQTGDQDFTAQLAYAQGKNPDVIFIPAASYGEAALIIKQARELGIESQFLGGDTWEVPEFLQVGGAAVEGSYFSTHFDVSVAPTPKAAEFIEAFKAKYGVEPSAFSALGYDAFMLAVDAISRAGSAVPEDIKNALSATVAFEGVTGYITIDENGDAVKDAIVRKVENGAFKFVSVVKPAE; from the coding sequence GTGAAAAGGATTCTAGGTCTAGCTTCTGTTCTGCTAATGGGATTTATACTGTTTGCAGTTGAACCGATCGTTATTGGAGTCTTTGAACCAATGACCGGACCCTACGCGGCCGGTGGTCAGCTTACCATGGAAGGTGTTAAGCTCGCAGCTGAACAAGTGACAGAGGTTCTTGGCCGACCGATAGAGTTGGTTCTCGTCGACAATAAGAGTGAAAAGGTAGAAGCTTCAAATGCCGTCTCCAGGTTGATTCAGTTCAACAAAGCATCTGTAATAATCGGCAGCTATGGAAGTGCTGTAGCCATACCTGGCAGCGAAGTTGCAAATGCTGCAGGAGTACCGATGATCGGATGTTCGCCTACCAACCCGCTGGTCACATTGGGAAAGCCCTATGCTTTCAGAGTTTGTTTCATCGACCCATTCCAGGGAAGCGTGATGGCTAAATTTGCTGTTGAAGAGCTCGGAGCAAAGACAGCTGTGATTATTCAAGATATCGCTTCAGACTATTCGGTAGGGCTCTCACATTACTTCCAGAATTCGTTCAAAGCATTTACCGGGGATAACAAATCGATAAGCGGTGTCATTTCTTATCAGACGGGGGACCAAGACTTCACCGCGCAGCTTGCATATGCTCAGGGGAAGAATCCCGATGTAATATTCATCCCTGCTGCTTCATATGGAGAGGCGGCACTAATCATTAAGCAAGCACGCGAACTTGGAATTGAATCTCAGTTCCTTGGCGGAGATACATGGGAAGTTCCTGAGTTTTTGCAGGTCGGTGGTGCCGCCGTTGAAGGCAGCTACTTCAGCACTCACTTCGACGTGTCGGTAGCCCCAACTCCGAAAGCAGCAGAATTCATAGAAGCATTCAAGGCAAAATATGGCGTCGAACCGAGCGCATTTTCGGCATTGGGGTACGATGCGTTTATGCTGGCTGTAGACGCGATTTCAAGGGCTGGTTCAGCCGTTCCTGAGGACATTAAGAACGCTTTGAGTGCGACCGTAGCTTTCGAAGGGGTTACAGGATACATAACAATTGACGAAAACGGAGATGCCGTTAAGGATGCGATTGTCAGAAAAGTGGAGAACGGAGCTTTCAAGTTTGTAAGTGTTGTAAAACCTGCCGAATAA
- a CDS encoding branched-chain amino acid ABC transporter permease has protein sequence MSSSVFLQHLVNGISLGFIFGLIAIGYTLVYGVVKLVNFAHGDVFMMATFFVYYGFSLFMMPWWLAVLFGIVVTILLGVGIERVAYRPLRDAPRISSLCAAIGMSFLLQNIATVVFGGRQKSFYVPPSLTRTFIVGGVRIQAITITTIVVSIVVLLLLTFLVKRTKMGLAMRALSVDFDTAKLMGINVNRTIAFTFAIGSALAALSAILWALRYPQIWPFMGVFPGWRAFTAAIIGGIGSIVGALVGGFMLGMVTIMLVAFFPEAAGYRDALIFVLLVVILLVKPTGLFGEKTSR, from the coding sequence ATGAGCTCTAGCGTTTTTTTGCAGCACCTTGTTAACGGAATTTCGTTGGGTTTCATATTCGGGCTGATTGCGATAGGCTATACTCTCGTTTATGGAGTAGTCAAACTTGTGAACTTTGCTCATGGCGACGTATTCATGATGGCTACTTTCTTTGTCTACTACGGATTCAGTCTGTTTATGATGCCCTGGTGGCTAGCCGTTTTGTTCGGAATCGTAGTAACTATATTACTTGGAGTTGGCATCGAGCGCGTTGCATATAGACCTCTGAGAGATGCGCCGAGAATTTCTTCGCTCTGTGCAGCAATTGGCATGTCCTTCCTTCTCCAGAACATAGCGACGGTTGTTTTCGGAGGAAGGCAGAAATCATTCTATGTACCCCCATCGCTGACCAGGACATTTATCGTAGGAGGGGTCAGAATTCAGGCGATAACAATAACCACTATTGTGGTTTCAATAGTCGTGCTCCTTCTGCTCACCTTTTTGGTTAAGCGTACGAAAATGGGATTGGCGATGCGCGCCCTTTCTGTCGACTTCGATACGGCAAAACTAATGGGAATAAACGTTAATAGGACTATTGCATTCACATTTGCTATAGGCTCAGCACTCGCAGCGCTAAGTGCAATTCTCTGGGCGCTCAGATATCCACAAATATGGCCTTTCATGGGAGTTTTCCCTGGCTGGAGGGCCTTTACTGCGGCTATAATCGGAGGAATTGGAAGTATTGTGGGAGCTCTGGTCGGTGGATTCATGCTTGGTATGGTTACGATTATGCTTGTCGCCTTTTTTCCTGAGGCCGCAGGTTACAGAGACGCATTAATCTTTGTTCTTCTCGTCGTGATTCTTCTAGTAAAGCCAACAGGTCTATTCGGCGAGAAGACAAGTAGGTGA
- a CDS encoding branched-chain amino acid ABC transporter permease — MDRKLKLVMTIIGLLVFIVLLWLAENYIDAFIKRILNVAAIYVILGVSLNLINGFTGQFSLGHAGFMALGAYASALLYMSPSLKAMNFFIQPIIWPLSEIEIPFFFALLIGGAVAAIAGFAVGAPCLRVGGDYLAIVTYGFAEIIRVILNNLQGITNGPLGLKGLPTYTNLYWSWGWALFTIFFIKKLVDSSYGRALKSIREDEVAAEAMGVNLFKHKTLAFVIGAFFAGIGGGLLGSLLMTIDPNSFNIALTFQIVMIVLLGGLGSITGSVVMGISVAFLMELLRFVESPMTIFGFTIPGIPGMRMLIFALILVITVIFFRRGLFGHKEFSWTWIFRSKGRNANESA; from the coding sequence ATGGATCGCAAATTGAAGTTGGTCATGACCATTATTGGACTTCTTGTCTTCATCGTGTTGCTCTGGCTAGCCGAGAATTACATTGACGCATTTATCAAAAGAATTCTGAATGTTGCTGCCATCTACGTTATACTTGGAGTCAGTCTCAACCTGATAAACGGTTTTACTGGTCAGTTTTCTTTAGGTCACGCTGGTTTCATGGCGCTTGGTGCATACGCATCGGCTTTGCTGTACATGTCTCCATCTCTTAAAGCAATGAATTTCTTTATTCAACCGATAATATGGCCACTAAGTGAAATAGAGATTCCCTTCTTCTTCGCGTTGCTCATAGGGGGTGCTGTTGCTGCAATTGCGGGGTTTGCTGTCGGAGCCCCTTGTCTTCGGGTAGGGGGAGACTATCTCGCTATCGTAACTTACGGATTCGCGGAGATAATTCGCGTGATACTCAACAACCTTCAAGGTATCACCAATGGGCCTCTTGGATTGAAAGGACTTCCCACATATACAAACCTCTACTGGAGCTGGGGCTGGGCATTGTTCACCATCTTCTTCATAAAGAAACTAGTAGACAGCAGCTATGGACGTGCGCTGAAGTCAATAAGAGAGGACGAAGTTGCGGCTGAAGCTATGGGAGTCAATCTCTTCAAACACAAAACCCTGGCATTTGTAATAGGGGCTTTCTTCGCCGGCATTGGTGGTGGCCTGCTTGGTAGTCTACTCATGACAATCGATCCGAATTCATTCAACATCGCTTTAACCTTTCAAATTGTCATGATTGTCCTTCTTGGAGGACTCGGAAGCATAACTGGAAGTGTCGTTATGGGCATTTCGGTTGCCTTCTTGATGGAACTGCTCAGGTTCGTGGAATCACCTATGACGATCTTTGGTTTCACTATACCCGGTATCCCCGGCATGAGGATGCTAATCTTTGCGCTTATCCTCGTTATTACAGTAATCTTCTTCAGGAGAGGCCTTTTTGGCCACAAAGAGTTCTCATGGACATGGATATTCAGATCTAAGGGGAGGAATGCAAATGAGTCTGCTTAA
- a CDS encoding ABC transporter ATP-binding protein, whose translation MSLLKLEQVTKRFGGLTAVSDFNLDLQEGELVGLIGPNGAGKTTVFNLITNTYYLSEGKILFEGKDITGLKTDRIAAEGIVRTFQNIRLFGELTVLENVLTACHLRLRSSVFSAVFGFPGYMREELAMHEKARSLLKTLGLEKYERDQAGSLPYGLQRKLEIARALATQPKVLLLDEPAAGMNPEETLALGALILRIRKEFQLTILLIEHDMSLVMTICERIIVLDHGVTIAKGLPEEIQNNPDVITAYLGTGDLYA comes from the coding sequence ATGAGTCTGCTTAAGCTTGAGCAAGTAACTAAGAGATTCGGCGGACTTACTGCGGTTTCGGATTTCAATCTTGATCTTCAGGAAGGAGAGCTGGTAGGACTCATAGGGCCTAATGGAGCAGGAAAAACAACTGTGTTCAATCTTATTACGAATACGTATTATCTAAGCGAAGGAAAAATCCTTTTTGAAGGCAAAGACATAACGGGTTTGAAGACAGACAGAATCGCCGCAGAGGGTATTGTAAGAACATTTCAAAACATCCGGCTTTTCGGAGAGCTAACAGTCTTGGAAAATGTTCTTACGGCTTGCCACTTGCGACTGAGATCCTCGGTTTTCTCCGCGGTCTTCGGATTCCCGGGATATATGAGAGAAGAACTGGCGATGCACGAAAAGGCTAGATCTTTGCTCAAGACGCTTGGTCTGGAGAAGTATGAGAGAGATCAGGCTGGATCGCTTCCTTACGGGCTGCAGAGAAAACTCGAGATTGCAAGAGCTCTGGCAACTCAACCAAAAGTGTTGTTGCTGGACGAGCCTGCTGCAGGGATGAACCCAGAAGAAACACTTGCTCTGGGGGCACTGATTCTTAGAATTCGGAAGGAGTTCCAGCTGACGATACTGCTTATTGAACACGACATGAGCTTGGTTATGACGATATGCGAGCGTATCATTGTTCTAGATCACGGTGTTACAATTGCAAAGGGTCTTCCAGAGGAGATTCAGAACAATCCCGATGTAATAACTGCCTACCTTGGAACGGGTGATTTGTATGCTTAA
- a CDS encoding ABC transporter ATP-binding protein: MLKVEKLNVFYGGIHALKGISFSVEEGKIVALIGANGAGKSTTLRSICGLKKVKEGEILFKSKNITNKPTNDIVKAGMTLVPEGRRIFPNLTVTENLMLGAFLRRDSEEIEKDLDWVNTLFPRLKERKDQKGGTLSGGEQQMLAIGRALMSRPDLLMLDEPSLGLAPVIVGEVFRVIRKVHEEGKTILLIEQNALAALKLADYAYVLETGRIVIQGKGEDLLSDDLVKKSYLGG; the protein is encoded by the coding sequence ATGCTTAAGGTGGAAAAATTGAACGTCTTTTACGGTGGTATACATGCTCTGAAGGGAATCTCCTTCAGCGTTGAAGAAGGGAAGATAGTTGCGCTTATTGGGGCAAATGGAGCCGGAAAATCAACAACTCTTAGAAGCATTTGTGGTCTTAAAAAAGTGAAGGAAGGAGAGATACTTTTCAAATCGAAGAACATCACAAACAAGCCAACAAATGATATCGTGAAGGCTGGAATGACTCTGGTTCCTGAGGGCAGAAGAATCTTTCCTAACCTTACAGTAACTGAAAATCTTATGCTAGGGGCATTCCTGAGAAGAGACTCAGAAGAAATCGAGAAGGATCTTGACTGGGTTAACACCCTGTTTCCAAGATTGAAAGAGAGAAAAGACCAAAAGGGCGGAACTCTCTCAGGTGGAGAGCAGCAGATGCTTGCAATAGGAAGGGCACTGATGTCTAGACCGGATCTTCTTATGCTGGACGAACCATCATTGGGACTTGCTCCAGTAATTGTGGGTGAAGTGTTCAGGGTTATTCGAAAGGTTCATGAGGAGGGTAAGACGATTCTGTTGATAGAGCAGAATGCTCTCGCTGCGCTGAAACTGGCCGACTATGCTTATGTACTTGAAACAGGCCGAATAGTTATTCAGGGAAAAGGAGAAGACTTGCTTAGCGACGACCTGGTGAAAAAATCGTATCTTGGAGGATAG
- a CDS encoding tRNA dihydrouridine synthase produces MDKQIGLSPMAGYTDATMRELSVEWGADFVFSEMISAEGALRSSGKTDEIVPSTPTRIQLFGSNVSRMAKAAAKLSNVATWIDINAGCPVRKVTRRGAGSALLKTPEKIAEMIIALKNTVEVPVSVKIRLGFDCIEREKIIYPIMKAKPEAVFVHGRTVAQAYSGSANWEEIDRIARLLHGEGILSYGSGDMFSPEAIVNALRRYSVDGVVVARGAIGNPWIFRQAKDLIKFGSYDELTLQERLGHFLRHFTRLSEAVGEDQAVRDLRKSFAGYTRNIRHAARLRNEYMKCNSFCEVKELLEDLIPDYKTWV; encoded by the coding sequence ATGGATAAGCAGATCGGGCTTTCGCCGATGGCCGGTTACACAGACGCGACAATGAGGGAGCTTTCGGTCGAATGGGGGGCCGATTTCGTTTTCAGCGAAATGATCAGCGCCGAGGGCGCGTTGAGGTCTTCGGGAAAGACCGATGAAATTGTTCCGTCGACTCCGACCAGGATTCAGCTTTTCGGTTCGAACGTATCGAGGATGGCCAAAGCTGCGGCGAAACTTTCGAATGTGGCAACCTGGATTGACATAAACGCCGGATGCCCCGTGAGAAAAGTAACTCGAAGAGGCGCCGGAAGCGCCTTGTTGAAAACCCCGGAAAAGATTGCGGAAATGATCATCGCTTTGAAAAATACCGTTGAAGTGCCTGTCTCAGTGAAGATCAGACTGGGCTTTGACTGCATCGAGAGAGAAAAGATTATCTATCCGATTATGAAGGCAAAGCCGGAGGCGGTTTTTGTGCACGGCAGGACAGTCGCGCAAGCGTATTCGGGATCTGCAAACTGGGAGGAGATAGACAGGATAGCGCGTTTACTTCACGGGGAAGGCATACTATCCTACGGTTCGGGAGATATGTTCAGCCCAGAGGCGATCGTGAACGCGTTAAGACGCTACTCTGTCGATGGCGTGGTGGTCGCCAGGGGTGCCATCGGCAATCCCTGGATCTTCAGACAGGCGAAAGACCTCATCAAGTTTGGTTCGTATGACGAGCTCACTCTTCAAGAAAGACTTGGTCACTTTCTCAGGCACTTTACAAGACTTTCCGAAGCGGTGGGTGAAGACCAGGCAGTTAGAGATCTCCGGAAATCTTTTGCGGGTTACACGAGAAACATCAGGCATGCCGCAAGGCTTAGAAACGAATACATGAAGTGTAACTCTTTTTGTGAAGTAAAGGAGCTGTTGGAAGATCTCATTCCAGATTACAAGACTTGGGTATAA
- the nadD gene encoding nicotinate (nicotinamide) nucleotide adenylyltransferase, whose product MCSKSRIGIFGGSFDPVHTGHLAVAVRAIEQLELDRLYVIPAYRPPHKVSSTTSPYEIRMRWLEMAFEGIDKACVSDYERERGGISYSLFTVRHFSKLHNCRPFLIVGEDSFASLDTWFEYEALLDEATIAVYPRNITERDHSFDGRVIWLDAPRFDISSTEIRKRIKEGKSVVGLVPDSILGEVTSFYG is encoded by the coding sequence ATGTGTTCAAAGAGTAGAATCGGAATCTTTGGCGGTTCCTTCGATCCCGTACATACGGGCCATCTTGCCGTTGCCGTAAGGGCAATCGAACAACTGGAACTGGATAGGCTTTACGTTATTCCTGCGTACAGGCCTCCTCACAAGGTCTCCAGTACGACCTCTCCGTATGAGATCAGAATGAGATGGCTCGAAATGGCTTTCGAAGGAATTGATAAAGCTTGCGTGTCGGACTATGAAAGGGAAAGAGGGGGGATCTCCTATTCTCTCTTCACGGTGAGGCACTTCTCGAAACTTCACAATTGCAGACCCTTTCTGATCGTTGGTGAAGACAGCTTTGCCTCTCTTGACACCTGGTTTGAATACGAGGCTCTTCTCGATGAAGCAACGATCGCGGTGTATCCAAGAAACATAACCGAGAGAGACCATTCCTTCGACGGGCGTGTAATCTGGCTTGACGCACCGCGATTCGACATATCTTCGACTGAAATTCGCAAGAGAATTAAGGAAGGGAAATCGGTTGTCGGGCTGGTCCCGGATTCAATACTCGGCGAGGTCACGTCTTTCTATGGATAA
- the obgE gene encoding GTPase ObgE, whose product MLGNDQESLVDTGRIYVKAGDGGNGSVSFRREKYIPFGGPDGGDGGRGGHVFLRSTNSINTLYEFKHKRKFIAQSGESGHGSNMAGKKGKDLVIRVPVGTIAYDAESGEIIADLCNPGQIVAIARGGKGGRGNARFVSSTNQAPKAAENGEPGEELFVRLELKILADVALVGFPNVGKSTLISVISNARPKIANYHFTTLSPNLGVVMANDEQGYIVADVPGLIKGAHEGIGLGHKFLRHIERCKTIVHLLDISESEERDFIQDYRDIRYELEFYKRELADKPEIVVANKCDLITEGERQKRLQLFKESTGKEIIPISAATHEGIQPLKEAIWKYIERDSSYFSSMKADEDTPLPQVEPVVLTAPYPEDFRVEKDSSGRYVVLGPAVDFYVRKIRAFKYRDRFIMDKLEKGGLSSKLRNAGIMEGDTVVIDDREYVFKE is encoded by the coding sequence ATGCTAGGTAACGATCAGGAAAGCCTCGTTGACACGGGGAGGATTTATGTCAAGGCGGGAGACGGAGGTAACGGTTCCGTCTCCTTCAGGAGAGAGAAGTACATACCATTTGGAGGCCCGGATGGTGGTGATGGCGGCAGAGGAGGTCACGTCTTTCTCAGATCGACCAATTCAATAAACACGCTCTATGAATTCAAGCACAAGAGGAAATTCATCGCTCAAAGCGGGGAGAGCGGTCACGGTTCGAATATGGCCGGAAAGAAGGGAAAGGATCTGGTTATAAGAGTGCCCGTTGGGACGATTGCATATGACGCCGAGAGTGGAGAGATCATAGCCGACCTCTGCAATCCCGGTCAAATCGTTGCGATTGCCAGAGGCGGAAAGGGAGGAAGGGGCAACGCGCGGTTCGTCTCTTCAACGAATCAGGCGCCCAAGGCCGCAGAAAACGGGGAGCCCGGCGAGGAACTCTTCGTTCGACTTGAGCTGAAGATTCTGGCCGATGTCGCACTGGTCGGGTTTCCGAACGTCGGAAAATCGACGCTCATATCCGTAATATCTAATGCGAGACCGAAGATAGCAAATTATCACTTCACTACCCTCTCGCCCAATCTCGGAGTTGTTATGGCGAATGACGAACAGGGATATATAGTGGCCGATGTGCCCGGGTTAATCAAAGGGGCACATGAGGGTATTGGACTGGGGCACAAATTTCTCAGGCACATCGAACGGTGTAAAACAATCGTTCATCTTCTGGACATCTCAGAGAGTGAGGAAAGAGATTTCATTCAGGATTACAGAGATATACGTTACGAACTCGAATTCTACAAGAGAGAGCTTGCAGATAAGCCCGAGATTGTGGTGGCAAACAAATGCGATCTCATTACAGAAGGGGAGAGGCAGAAGAGGCTTCAACTATTCAAAGAAAGCACCGGCAAAGAGATAATTCCTATTTCGGCGGCGACTCACGAGGGAATTCAGCCTCTGAAAGAGGCGATCTGGAAGTATATCGAAAGAGATTCCTCGTACTTTTCATCCATGAAGGCCGATGAGGACACCCCTCTGCCGCAGGTCGAACCCGTCGTCCTGACGGCACCCTACCCCGAGGATTTCAGAGTAGAGAAGGACTCTTCCGGAAGGTATGTGGTTCTGGGGCCGGCCGTCGATTTCTATGTGAGAAAGATCAGAGCCTTCAAGTACAGAGACCGTTTCATAATGGATAAACTGGAAAAGGGCGGTCTTTCTTCAAAGCTTAGAAATGCCGGCATAATGGAAGGAGATACCGTAGTAATAGATGACAGAGAGTATGTGTTCAAAGAGTAG
- a CDS encoding DUF370 domain-containing protein, with translation MDHVVNVGFESFVVRDRILAVLPIESSAVRRLKQLGMETGKIVNLTFGKRTKAILITDSGHVIFSFLPPKRIIEKLFMN, from the coding sequence GTGGATCACGTTGTCAACGTTGGTTTTGAGTCCTTTGTGGTAAGGGATAGGATTCTGGCCGTTCTTCCTATTGAAAGCTCGGCTGTCCGAAGGCTCAAACAGCTCGGTATGGAGACTGGAAAGATCGTAAACCTTACTTTCGGAAAGAGGACGAAAGCCATACTGATAACGGACAGCGGTCATGTAATTTTCTCCTTTCTTCCTCCAAAGAGAATCATAGAAAAACTCTTCATGAATTAG
- the clpP gene encoding ATP-dependent Clp endopeptidase proteolytic subunit ClpP, whose translation MDTNMAPFVPYVVEDRGRGERIFDIYTKLLSERIVFLGWPIDDEVSNIVVAQLLFLESQDPEKDINLYINSPGGSITSGLAIYDTMQYIKPDISTICIGMAASMGAILLAGGTKGKRFALPNSRVMIHQPFGGAEGVAKDIEIRAKEILYLRDELNKILAKHTGQSIKKIEKDADRDFFMSSIEAVKYGMIDKVIEQKPKEKGKE comes from the coding sequence ATGGACACAAACATGGCACCTTTCGTCCCCTACGTAGTGGAAGACAGAGGAAGGGGGGAAAGGATTTTTGATATTTACACCAAACTGCTTTCGGAAAGAATAGTCTTTCTCGGCTGGCCAATCGACGATGAAGTCTCTAATATTGTGGTCGCACAGCTGCTCTTTCTCGAGTCCCAGGACCCCGAGAAGGATATAAACCTTTATATCAACAGCCCGGGCGGCTCGATCACTTCCGGTCTGGCGATCTATGACACAATGCAGTACATCAAGCCCGACATCTCTACAATCTGCATCGGAATGGCCGCTTCAATGGGCGCGATACTTCTTGCCGGCGGCACAAAGGGAAAGAGGTTCGCTCTTCCAAACTCGAGGGTAATGATTCACCAGCCCTTCGGTGGAGCTGAGGGAGTAGCCAAGGATATCGAAATCAGGGCCAAGGAGATTCTCTATCTTCGGGACGAACTGAACAAGATCCTTGCCAAGCACACGGGTCAGTCGATAAAGAAAATCGAAAAGGACGCCGATAGAGACTTCTTTATGAGTTCTATTGAAGCTGTCAAATACGGAATGATAGACAAAGTTATCGAACAGAAGCCAAAAGAAAAAGGCAAGGAATAA